A section of the Streptomyces sp. SCL15-4 genome encodes:
- a CDS encoding ATP-binding protein yields the protein MSAQEVVFGALLREMRLEKSLTIEALADASGVSVRGIGDLERGRRAAPQRRTVAALADGLGLDDTERERLLAAARAGRTAGYSPVGVRSFPRGVDDFVGRADELAELEKLAGPPADDDTEPDTAAANAQPVVVAVHGAPGTGKTTFALRAARRLADRFPDGQLMVDLRGTDRTPPAASELMVRVLKAFGVPDRDLAKSGPQSHPALYRQVLADRRCLLVLDDARDEAQVRPLLPGSGRALVLVTSRRMLTGLDDVHRLPLGRLDAAESAAFLASLVGEDRAAAEPDALHEVARLCEYLPLALRVAGNWLATRTGWSVRRLADRLAREERRLDALSAGDVRVASAFDLSYRQLTPAAARMFRRLSLIPGPDTGAACAAHLTGQDLHDAEDTLEELVEAGLLGATGDRYRLHDLLCLYGRTRLAAEDDAEDVERSRRSMFRWLLQTAVVAGRWYEPDHGAPPPTWQGTVDLSSADKAREWLQAEAPNWLAALHAAAADGDHATVVEVAESLHWFSDQWIFWGHWPEIFETAVRSAAALGDPLLEATQLNYYAWAVLLCEGRPRDSLEYSALALAAARLAGDRVQQAWAHQYAGWAHHLLGESGPAFEHNTHATALFDAAGDLPGLLQALLGRAQDLEGDRRGEEAAEAYQQALARLDEAGDRVERHIAAVTRVNALAGLGRAYVRLGRWDEAVRHLRISVELCHADGNVALESRYLRSLGDALLGAGREAEAREAFTRCIALGPGADPRRVAEARSRLARLDTR from the coding sequence ATGTCCGCACAAGAGGTGGTTTTCGGGGCGCTGCTGCGGGAGATGCGGCTGGAGAAGTCGCTGACGATCGAGGCGTTGGCCGACGCGTCCGGCGTCAGCGTGCGCGGCATCGGCGACCTGGAACGCGGGCGCCGCGCCGCCCCGCAGCGGCGCACGGTCGCCGCGCTCGCCGACGGGCTCGGACTCGACGACACCGAACGCGAGCGGCTGCTCGCCGCCGCCCGGGCCGGCCGTACCGCCGGATACAGCCCCGTCGGTGTGCGCTCCTTCCCCCGTGGCGTCGACGACTTCGTGGGCCGCGCGGACGAACTGGCGGAACTGGAGAAACTCGCCGGACCACCCGCGGACGACGACACCGAGCCGGACACCGCGGCCGCGAACGCCCAGCCCGTCGTCGTCGCCGTCCACGGCGCACCCGGAACCGGCAAGACCACCTTCGCCCTGCGCGCCGCCCGCCGGCTCGCCGACCGCTTCCCGGACGGCCAGCTCATGGTCGACCTGCGGGGCACCGACCGCACCCCGCCCGCCGCCTCGGAGCTGATGGTCCGGGTGCTCAAGGCCTTCGGCGTGCCCGACCGCGACCTGGCCAAGTCCGGCCCGCAGTCCCACCCGGCCCTCTACCGGCAGGTGCTCGCCGACCGCCGCTGCCTGCTGGTGCTGGACGACGCCCGCGACGAGGCCCAGGTACGTCCGCTGCTGCCCGGCTCCGGCCGCGCGCTGGTGCTCGTGACCAGCCGCCGTATGCTCACCGGGCTCGACGACGTGCACCGCCTGCCACTCGGCCGGCTCGACGCCGCCGAGTCCGCCGCCTTCCTCGCCTCCCTCGTCGGCGAGGACCGGGCGGCGGCCGAACCAGACGCCCTCCACGAGGTGGCCCGGCTGTGCGAGTACCTGCCGCTCGCTCTGCGCGTGGCCGGCAACTGGCTGGCGACCCGCACCGGCTGGAGCGTGCGCCGGCTCGCGGACCGGCTGGCCCGCGAGGAACGCCGCCTGGACGCGCTGTCCGCGGGCGACGTACGCGTGGCGAGCGCCTTCGACCTGTCCTACCGCCAGCTCACCCCCGCCGCCGCCCGCATGTTCCGGCGCCTGTCCCTGATCCCCGGCCCCGACACGGGCGCCGCCTGCGCGGCCCACCTCACCGGCCAGGACCTCCACGACGCCGAGGACACCCTGGAGGAACTGGTCGAGGCGGGCCTGCTCGGCGCCACCGGGGACCGCTACCGGCTGCACGACCTGCTGTGCCTGTACGGCCGTACCCGGCTCGCCGCCGAGGACGACGCCGAGGACGTCGAGCGGAGCCGCCGCTCGATGTTCCGCTGGCTGCTCCAGACGGCCGTCGTGGCCGGCCGGTGGTACGAACCCGACCACGGCGCGCCGCCGCCCACCTGGCAGGGCACCGTGGACCTCTCCAGCGCCGACAAGGCACGCGAATGGCTCCAGGCCGAAGCCCCGAACTGGCTGGCGGCCCTGCACGCCGCCGCGGCGGACGGCGACCACGCGACCGTCGTCGAGGTGGCCGAGTCCCTGCACTGGTTCTCCGACCAGTGGATCTTCTGGGGGCACTGGCCGGAGATCTTCGAGACGGCCGTCCGCTCCGCCGCGGCGCTCGGCGACCCGCTGCTCGAGGCCACCCAGCTCAACTACTATGCCTGGGCCGTGCTCCTGTGCGAGGGCAGACCCCGGGACAGCCTGGAGTACTCGGCCCTCGCGCTCGCCGCGGCCCGGCTGGCCGGCGACCGCGTCCAGCAGGCGTGGGCCCACCAGTACGCGGGCTGGGCCCACCACCTGCTCGGCGAGAGCGGCCCGGCCTTCGAGCACAACACCCACGCCACCGCCCTGTTCGACGCCGCCGGAGACCTGCCCGGCCTGCTCCAGGCGCTGCTCGGCCGCGCCCAGGACCTGGAGGGCGACCGGCGCGGCGAGGAAGCGGCCGAGGCGTACCAGCAGGCCCTGGCACGGCTCGACGAGGCCGGTGACCGTGTGGAACGGCACATCGCCGCCGTCACCCGCGTCAACGCCCTCGCGGGTCTCGGCCGCGCCTACGTCCGCCTGGGCCGCTGGGACGAAGCCGTACGGCACCTGCGGATCTCCGTCGAACTGTGCCACGCCGACGGCAACGTCGCCCTGGAGAGCCGCTATCTCCGTTCGCTCGGTGACGCACTCCTCGGCGCCGGCCGCGAAGCCGAGGCACGCGAGGCGTTCACGCGCTGCATCGCGCTCGGACCCGGCGCCGACCCGAGACGGGTCGCCGAGGCCCGCTCCCGGCTCGCCCGCCTGGACACCCGCTGA
- a CDS encoding ABC transporter substrate-binding protein: MAGPDRLPNGFPDDEGADDFVREFRQAVSPAERDMLAHTPPLVILDVAGEAAEYDSRVRRLIGALEQALRGQQDVKLVPYAIPTADDGSELLSGAAARGLALGVPKHMTPDRLPGFWPLWDSVGYIREHADERRAPGAEVLRDHAHTQMRTHRQLRREGRLQVFFWALGGSESPPVGGIRGWLLGSLWQGLTRTFPRWCWERRKSRRLVRAPRLLRPSRPRWLGGMLGMSGDAETLFAVMDEVADRQMSRLVLPPDHPRHQESLFALEALLTRALLEDLKKPAVGSVRPLQRRRTARPVLLVPLPREERPGAEAVERFLHSYHQERKNTAQAAGPLVIAVGMPSRKLLESLGNPARSSLTSAGRLLHQSGSDVVLVRLREEPFTREGLFIRPTSPTTYRVGGRTMTAGVAGGTALVLGLLGVGGAALLGPVTSHSGSCVAGDMPVAGSRYSQPVPLHPKQWYDETRAKIDAQNRQAEHFAAAQGKTVRTVVAFTSNGPTSETDTLFDGAIPELRGIAMWQQKLNKDAVSDDSRVRLRVRVVTTGKGFENAEKEAQKLVDEVKRGRPGKDGKDGKDGKDYEEVIGVLGFAQSKETTRNALDILEQAELPVIGTTATADEMLVSANYWPFTPLNSTEAHIEANFATGFPIMARAAGGCEPAKAAVVIQSSADLYSKSLADRFREHFRGKAQLVNFSQEGDFTGAPAGTPQIRSAHDLAETVCDALSGTDPTVVYWSARARDFVAFVNALDTQGTCTHRDITMLGGNELTNVVLTGEFNDKDWLRLYYSAHRLPAGDDAADEKTKQFVSRYDAFVTGPPKDDPWRDDGHSAVSYDAFHVLSRAADMALSGQGGVDPNAMLTALKSGISFDGATGYISYDQGSNMPPRDKTLVILRQSEQGSKVALGCGAYRQGGAGHTQAAACDVR, encoded by the coding sequence ATGGCCGGACCCGACCGCTTACCGAACGGTTTTCCCGACGACGAGGGCGCGGACGATTTCGTCCGGGAGTTCCGCCAGGCGGTGTCGCCCGCCGAGCGGGACATGCTCGCGCACACACCACCGCTGGTGATCCTGGACGTCGCGGGGGAGGCCGCCGAGTACGACAGCCGCGTCCGGCGACTGATCGGGGCACTGGAGCAGGCACTGCGCGGGCAGCAGGATGTGAAGCTGGTCCCGTACGCGATCCCCACGGCCGACGACGGCTCCGAACTGCTCTCCGGCGCCGCGGCCCGCGGACTGGCCCTCGGCGTGCCCAAGCACATGACGCCGGACCGGCTGCCCGGCTTCTGGCCGCTGTGGGACTCGGTCGGCTACATCAGGGAACACGCGGACGAACGGCGGGCACCGGGCGCGGAGGTGCTGCGCGACCACGCGCACACCCAGATGCGGACGCACCGTCAGCTGCGGCGCGAGGGCCGCCTGCAGGTCTTCTTCTGGGCGCTCGGCGGCAGCGAGTCGCCGCCGGTCGGCGGCATCCGCGGCTGGCTGCTCGGCTCCCTGTGGCAGGGCCTCACCCGTACCTTCCCCCGCTGGTGCTGGGAGCGGCGCAAGTCCCGCAGGCTGGTGCGCGCTCCGCGCCTGCTGCGTCCGTCCCGGCCGCGCTGGCTCGGCGGCATGCTGGGCATGTCCGGAGACGCAGAGACCCTGTTCGCGGTGATGGACGAGGTGGCCGACCGGCAGATGTCGCGGCTCGTCCTGCCGCCCGACCATCCCCGGCACCAGGAATCGCTCTTCGCTCTCGAAGCACTGCTGACGCGGGCTCTGCTGGAAGACCTGAAGAAGCCCGCGGTCGGCAGTGTGCGGCCCCTGCAGCGCCGTCGCACCGCGCGTCCCGTGCTCCTGGTCCCGCTGCCCCGGGAGGAAAGGCCGGGCGCCGAGGCGGTGGAGCGTTTCCTGCACTCTTACCACCAGGAACGGAAGAACACCGCGCAGGCGGCGGGTCCCCTGGTCATCGCGGTCGGCATGCCTTCCCGGAAGCTGCTGGAGAGTCTCGGCAACCCGGCCAGGTCCAGCCTCACCTCGGCGGGACGGCTGCTGCACCAGTCCGGCTCGGACGTGGTCCTGGTGCGGCTGAGAGAGGAACCCTTCACCAGGGAGGGGCTGTTCATCCGTCCGACGTCCCCGACGACGTACCGTGTCGGCGGACGCACGATGACCGCGGGCGTGGCCGGTGGCACCGCGCTGGTGCTGGGGCTCCTGGGAGTCGGCGGGGCGGCGCTCCTCGGTCCGGTGACGTCGCATTCGGGCAGTTGCGTCGCCGGCGACATGCCGGTGGCCGGCAGCAGGTACTCCCAGCCCGTCCCGCTGCACCCGAAGCAGTGGTACGACGAGACGCGCGCGAAGATCGACGCCCAGAACCGGCAGGCCGAACACTTCGCGGCAGCACAGGGCAAGACCGTGCGCACGGTCGTCGCGTTCACGTCGAACGGTCCGACCTCCGAGACGGACACTCTGTTCGACGGCGCGATCCCGGAGCTGCGCGGCATCGCCATGTGGCAGCAGAAACTGAACAAGGACGCGGTCTCCGACGATTCGCGGGTGCGGCTCAGGGTCAGGGTGGTCACGACCGGCAAGGGTTTCGAGAACGCCGAAAAGGAGGCGCAGAAACTCGTCGACGAGGTCAAGCGCGGCCGGCCGGGCAAGGACGGCAAGGACGGCAAGGACGGCAAGGATTACGAGGAGGTGATCGGCGTTCTCGGCTTCGCGCAGAGCAAGGAGACGACGCGCAACGCCCTGGACATCCTGGAACAGGCCGAACTTCCCGTGATCGGCACCACCGCCACCGCGGACGAGATGCTGGTCAGCGCCAACTACTGGCCTTTCACGCCGCTCAACAGCACGGAAGCGCACATCGAGGCGAACTTCGCCACCGGCTTCCCCATCATGGCGCGCGCCGCCGGCGGATGCGAACCGGCCAAGGCGGCGGTGGTGATCCAGAGTTCGGCGGATCTGTACAGCAAGAGCCTCGCGGACCGGTTCCGCGAACATTTCCGCGGCAAGGCGCAGTTGGTCAACTTCTCCCAGGAGGGCGACTTCACGGGCGCACCCGCGGGCACACCGCAGATCCGGAGTGCGCACGATCTCGCGGAGACGGTGTGCGACGCCTTGAGCGGCACCGATCCGACGGTCGTCTACTGGTCCGCGCGCGCCCGTGACTTCGTCGCCTTCGTCAACGCCCTGGACACGCAGGGTACGTGCACCCATCGCGACATCACCATGCTGGGCGGCAACGAACTCACGAACGTGGTCCTCACGGGGGAGTTCAACGACAAGGACTGGCTCCGCCTGTACTACTCGGCGCACCGGCTGCCGGCCGGCGACGACGCCGCCGACGAGAAGACCAAGCAGTTCGTCAGCCGGTACGACGCCTTCGTGACCGGACCGCCCAAGGACGACCCCTGGCGCGACGACGGCCACTCCGCCGTGTCCTACGACGCCTTCCACGTCCTCTCCCGGGCAGCCGACATGGCCCTCTCCGGCCAGGGCGGCGTGGACCCCAACGCCATGCTCACGGCACTGAAGAGCGGCATCTCCTTCGACGGCGCGACCGGCTACATCTCCTACGATCAGGGCAGCAACATGCCGCCGCGGGACAAGACGCTGGTCATCCTGCGCCAGTCGGAGCAGGGCTCCAAAGTCGCCCTCGGGTGCGGGGCGTACCGGCAGGGCGGAGCCGGCCACACGCAGGCGGCCGCCTGCGACGTACGGTAG
- a CDS encoding LysR family transcriptional regulator, with protein sequence MNLSRLDLNLVVALRALLEERNVTRAGQRVGLSQPAMSAALARLRRHFGDDLLARVGGHYELTALGQVLLDRTATAYDVLERLFASQADFDPASESREFKLIASDYAVAVFGAELARAVHEEAPGIRLRFAQTPNTVVDATDTLLSTTDGLFMPHGVISDFPATDLYDDRWVFLVADDHPSVGDRLTRQDLARLPWVTYQRTYDAPAVRQLGMLGIEPRVEVSVDSFQIIPLLVAGTRRIALIQARLARLLAPLAAVRVVEPPYEAVPLREALWWHPVHTHDAGHIWLRETAARVGRRMADGPGT encoded by the coding sequence GTGAATCTCAGTCGCCTCGACCTCAACCTCGTCGTCGCCCTGCGCGCCCTGCTGGAGGAGCGGAACGTCACGCGCGCCGGCCAGCGCGTCGGGCTCAGCCAGCCCGCCATGAGCGCCGCGCTGGCCCGGCTGCGCCGCCACTTCGGCGACGACCTGCTCGCCCGCGTCGGCGGCCACTACGAGCTGACCGCCCTCGGCCAGGTCCTGCTGGACCGCACCGCGACCGCCTACGACGTGCTGGAGCGCCTCTTCGCCAGCCAGGCCGACTTCGACCCGGCCAGCGAGAGCCGCGAGTTCAAGCTGATCGCCTCCGACTACGCCGTCGCCGTCTTCGGCGCCGAACTCGCCCGCGCGGTGCACGAGGAGGCGCCCGGCATCCGGCTGCGGTTCGCACAGACCCCGAACACGGTGGTGGACGCCACGGACACGTTGCTGAGCACCACCGACGGCCTGTTCATGCCGCACGGCGTCATCAGCGACTTCCCCGCCACCGACCTCTACGACGACCGCTGGGTCTTCCTCGTCGCCGACGACCACCCGAGCGTCGGGGACCGCCTCACCCGCCAGGACCTGGCCCGGCTGCCCTGGGTCACCTACCAGCGCACCTACGACGCGCCGGCCGTGCGCCAGCTCGGCATGCTCGGCATCGAACCCCGGGTCGAGGTCTCCGTGGACAGCTTCCAGATCATCCCGCTGCTGGTGGCCGGCACCCGGCGCATCGCGCTCATCCAGGCCCGCCTCGCCCGGCTCCTCGCCCCGCTCGCCGCCGTACGCGTGGTGGAGCCGCCGTACGAGGCGGTGCCGCTGCGCGAAGCCCTGTGGTGGCACCCCGTCCACACCCACGACGCGGGCCACATCTGGCTGCGCGAGACGGCCGCCCGCGTCGGCCGGCGGATGGCCGACGGGCCCGGGACATGA
- a CDS encoding fumarylacetoacetate hydrolase family protein, with product MSVKPEAASALFAGPFALATLSLPDEPAFPALVTPDGRAVDLRVAFGDRELTVRGLLEVWDTAAARLAALAGDSSAEKRPLSEFRVHAPVEPRQVFQSGANYRQHVIDLHVAHRAPGDDRPEEERRAEAAEIMDRRAAEDLPYVFIGLPSAITGPYDDVVLPAWAEQPDWELELAAVIGRTAHRVSVEEALDHVAGYTIANDLTDRATVFRRDMPQIGTDWLRSKNAPGFTPLGPWIVPSGSVPHPGDLRLSLKLNGETMQDESTRDMIFDVARMVSYASQTARLLPGDLVLTGSPAGNGMHWGRLLRDGDVMDASITGLGAQRTRCVAEVAR from the coding sequence ATGTCCGTGAAACCTGAAGCCGCGTCCGCACTCTTCGCCGGACCCTTCGCCCTCGCCACCCTCTCGCTCCCGGACGAGCCGGCCTTCCCCGCCCTGGTCACTCCCGACGGCCGGGCAGTGGACCTCCGAGTCGCCTTCGGTGACCGGGAGTTGACCGTCCGCGGCCTGCTGGAGGTGTGGGACACGGCCGCCGCACGGCTCGCGGCGCTCGCCGGTGACAGCAGCGCGGAGAAGAGGCCGCTGTCGGAGTTCCGGGTGCACGCTCCCGTCGAGCCGCGCCAGGTGTTCCAGTCCGGCGCGAACTACCGGCAGCACGTGATCGACCTGCATGTCGCGCATCGCGCGCCGGGCGACGACCGTCCGGAGGAGGAGCGGCGCGCGGAGGCGGCGGAGATCATGGACCGGCGAGCGGCCGAGGATCTGCCGTACGTGTTCATCGGCCTGCCGAGTGCGATCACCGGCCCCTACGACGACGTCGTGCTCCCCGCATGGGCCGAGCAGCCCGACTGGGAACTGGAGCTGGCGGCCGTCATCGGCCGGACCGCGCACCGGGTGTCCGTCGAGGAGGCGCTGGACCACGTCGCCGGCTACACGATCGCCAACGACCTCACCGACCGCGCCACCGTCTTCCGCCGGGACATGCCGCAGATCGGCACCGACTGGCTCCGCAGCAAGAACGCGCCCGGCTTCACCCCGCTCGGCCCCTGGATCGTGCCCTCCGGATCGGTCCCGCACCCCGGTGACCTGCGGCTCAGCCTGAAACTGAACGGGGAGACCATGCAGGACGAGTCCACCAGGGACATGATCTTCGACGTGGCGCGGATGGTCTCCTACGCGTCGCAGACCGCCCGGCTCCTGCCCGGCGACCTGGTGCTCACCGGCTCGCCGGCCGGCAACGGCATGCACTGGGGCCGGCTGCTGCGCGACGGCGACGTCATGGACGCCTCGATCACCGGCCTCGGTGCCCAGCGCACGCGCTGCGTGGCGGAGGTGGCCCGGTGA
- a CDS encoding cyclase family protein, translating into MNPDRTDPEGAIARAAKAYSNWGRWGADDVLGTLNFLDEAKRRAGAALVRRGVSFSLSQRFDMSGPQKGWRRRTNPVHTMLDTGTDAALGNQGLPHGLGGADDVIAMPLQCSTQWDGLGHIFDHGKAWNGRPAEQVVTSDGDQVTGIEHMAAHIAGRGVLLDVGRVIGEGGELPDGFAITEEHLATTLDAQGVTVGRGDIVLVRTGQLARVRRDGWGDYAGGPAPGLSFTTAGWLHRTEIAAIATDTWGFEVRPNEFEHAFQPLHQVVIPHIGLLVGEMWDLEALAADCAADGAYAFWLTAAPLPITGAVGSPVNPIAVK; encoded by the coding sequence GTGAACCCGGACCGCACCGACCCCGAGGGCGCGATCGCGCGGGCCGCCAAGGCGTACTCGAACTGGGGGCGCTGGGGCGCGGACGACGTCCTCGGCACCCTGAACTTCCTCGACGAGGCCAAGCGCCGTGCGGGCGCGGCGCTGGTGCGGCGGGGGGTCAGCTTCTCGCTGTCCCAGCGGTTCGACATGAGCGGCCCGCAGAAGGGCTGGCGGCGGCGTACCAACCCGGTGCACACCATGCTGGACACCGGCACCGACGCCGCGCTCGGCAACCAGGGCCTGCCGCACGGACTCGGCGGCGCCGACGACGTCATCGCCATGCCGCTCCAGTGCTCCACCCAGTGGGACGGGCTCGGGCACATCTTCGACCACGGCAAGGCGTGGAACGGACGCCCGGCCGAGCAGGTCGTCACCTCCGACGGCGACCAGGTCACCGGTATCGAGCACATGGCCGCGCACATCGCCGGCCGCGGCGTGCTGCTGGACGTCGGCCGGGTGATCGGCGAGGGAGGGGAACTGCCCGACGGCTTCGCGATCACCGAGGAACACCTCGCCACCACCCTCGACGCGCAGGGCGTGACCGTGGGGCGGGGCGACATCGTCCTCGTGCGCACCGGGCAGCTCGCCCGCGTCCGCCGCGACGGCTGGGGCGACTACGCGGGCGGTCCCGCGCCCGGTCTGTCGTTCACCACGGCCGGGTGGCTGCACCGTACGGAGATCGCCGCGATCGCCACCGACACCTGGGGTTTCGAGGTCCGCCCGAACGAGTTCGAGCACGCCTTCCAGCCGCTGCACCAGGTCGTCATCCCGCACATCGGCCTGCTGGTCGGCGAGATGTGGGACCTGGAGGCGCTCGCCGCGGACTGCGCCGCCGACGGCGCGTACGCCTTCTGGCTGACCGCCGCTCCCCTGCCCATCACCGGCGCCGTCGGCTCACCCGTCAACCCGATCGCCGTCAAGTAG
- a CDS encoding FAD-dependent oxidoreductase, which produces MTQPRTVLVIGGGAAGNAVTILLRRAGVAVDLVEAKDDWNATAGSGITLQGNALRVLRELGVWEQVEESGYGFSAVGITAPDGTVLHVQEDLRTGGDDLPATVGMQRPRLQSILIGAVRAGGATVRLGATAEILDQDADGVRVRLSDGSEHRYDLVIAADGLSSATRAAIGIADEPEPTGMAIWRAAVPRPAGVTRTDIAYGGPAYIAGYCPTGDTTLYAYVAEAKRDRAAIPPGSYADEMRRLTRHYGGFWPEITEHITDPARVNYTWFDRLLVEGSWHRGRVVLAGDAAHCCPPTLAQGAAMSLEDAWVLAQLLTGTDDWDDALFQAYYERRIARVRPVVEASVQIGRWQLDGVRDADVPGLMARTMTMLRELP; this is translated from the coding sequence ATGACCCAGCCTCGCACGGTCCTCGTCATCGGCGGTGGCGCGGCCGGCAACGCCGTGACGATCCTGCTGCGCCGCGCGGGCGTGGCAGTCGACCTGGTCGAAGCCAAGGACGACTGGAACGCCACCGCCGGCTCCGGCATCACCCTCCAGGGCAACGCACTGCGCGTCCTGCGTGAACTCGGTGTGTGGGAGCAGGTGGAGGAGTCCGGTTACGGCTTCAGCGCCGTCGGCATCACCGCTCCCGACGGCACCGTCCTGCACGTCCAGGAGGACCTGCGCACCGGCGGCGACGACCTGCCCGCCACCGTCGGCATGCAACGCCCGCGTTTGCAGAGCATCCTCATCGGCGCCGTGCGCGCCGGCGGCGCCACCGTCCGCCTCGGCGCCACCGCCGAGATCCTCGACCAGGACGCCGACGGTGTCCGCGTCCGCCTCTCCGACGGCTCCGAGCACCGCTACGACCTGGTGATCGCCGCCGACGGCCTCTCCTCCGCCACCCGCGCGGCGATCGGCATCGCCGACGAGCCGGAACCCACCGGCATGGCCATCTGGCGGGCCGCCGTCCCGCGCCCGGCCGGTGTCACCCGCACCGACATCGCCTACGGCGGCCCCGCCTACATCGCGGGTTACTGCCCCACCGGCGACACCACCCTGTACGCCTACGTCGCCGAGGCCAAGCGCGACCGGGCAGCCATACCGCCCGGGTCGTACGCCGACGAGATGCGCCGTCTCACCCGGCACTACGGCGGCTTCTGGCCCGAGATCACCGAGCACATCACCGACCCGGCCCGCGTCAACTACACGTGGTTCGACCGGCTGCTGGTGGAGGGCTCCTGGCACCGCGGCCGGGTCGTGCTCGCCGGCGACGCCGCGCACTGCTGCCCGCCCACCCTCGCGCAGGGCGCCGCCATGTCCCTGGAGGACGCCTGGGTGCTGGCCCAGCTCCTGACCGGCACCGACGACTGGGACGACGCGCTCTTCCAGGCGTACTACGAGCGGCGGATCGCCCGGGTCCGGCCGGTCGTCGAGGCGTCCGTCCAGATCGGGCGGTGGCAGCTCGACGGCGTACGCGACGCCGACGTGCCGGGCCTGATGGCCCGCACCATGACCATGCTCCGGGAGCTTCCGTGA